CGCCGTCGCCGTCCCGGTGCGAAGCTGTGGGAGGCGAGCCCGCTCACGTACGTCGCGCTGATCATCGCGGTGCTGCTGGCGATCTTCCCGATCGCCTGGTCGTTCATCGTCGCGTCGCGGGACAACTCGGCGGTCTACAAGATCCCGCCGCCGCTGACGCCCGGCGGTGAGTTCCTGGCCAACACGACCCGGCTGCTCAACAACGACCAGGCGCACTTCCTGATCGGCCTGGCCAACTCGATCTTCGTGTCCAGCGTCGTGACGATCTCCGTGGTGCTGTTCTCCACGCTGGCCGGCTTCGCGTTCGCCAAGCTGCGGTTCAAGGGCGCGAACCTGCTGCTGCTGGTCATCATCGTGACGATGATGATCCCGACGCAGCTCGGCTACATTCCGCTCTACATCATGATGATCGAGCTGGGCTGGCTCGGCTCGCTCCAGGCCGTGATCGTGCCGTTCCTGGTCAAGGGCTTCGGCGTGTTCATGATGCGGCAGTACGCGATGTCCGCGGTCCCGGACGAGCTGATCGAGGCGGCCCGGATGGACGGCTGCTCGACCTGGCGGATCTACTGGAACGTCGTGCTCCCCACGCTGCGCCCGGCCGCGGCCGTGCTCGGCCTGCTGACGTTCATGGAGACGTGGAACGAGTTCCTCTGGCCGTACCTGGTTCTGGACGGAGACACTCCGACGATCCAGTACTCGCTTAAGATCCTTGCCACGGGCAACTACACGACCGACTACGTGCAGGTCTTCACCGGGACCGCGCTGGCGATCGTGCCGCTGCTCCTCGTGTTCCTCGCGTTCGGCCGCCAGATCATCGGCGGCATCATGGAAGGGTCCGTCAAGGCGTGACGACTCCACAATTTCCGCCGGACTTCCTCTGGGGCGCCGCCACGGCGGCGTACCAGATCGAGGGCGCGGCGACCGAGGACGGCCGTGGCCCGTCGATCTGGGACACGTTCAGCCACACCCCGGGGCGCACGGTCAACGGCGACCACGGCGACGTGGCCTGCGACCACTACCACCGGCTCTCGGACGACGTGCGCCTGATGGCCGAGCTGGGCCTGAAGTCGTACCGGTTCTCGCTGGCCTGGCCGCGCATCCAGCCCACCGGGTCCGGCAAGGTCAACCAGGCCGGCCTGGACTTCTACCGCCGGCTCGCGGACGAGCTGCTCGAGGCGGGCGTCCTGCCGTGGGCCACGCTCTACCACTGGGACCTGCCGCAGGCGCTGGAGGACGCGGGTGGCTGGCCGCACCGGGACACCGCGGCCCGGTTCGCCGACTACGCGCAGCTCACCGTGGACGCGCTCGGCGACCGGATCACGAACTGGACCACGTTCAACGAGCCCTGGTGCTCCGGCTTCCTCGGGTACGGGTCGGGCGTGCACGCGCCCGGCGTCCAGGACGGCGGCGCGTCGGTCCGGGCCGTGCACCACCTGCTGCTCGGCCACGGGCTCGCGCTGCAGGCGGTCCGGGCCCGGACGCCGGAGGTGAACCTCGGCATCACGCTCAACCTGTACTCGATGGCGCCCGCGACCGAGTCGGACGCGGACCGGGACGCGGCCCGCCGCATCGACGGCCTCGCCAACCGGTTCTTCCTGGACCCGGTGCTGCGCGGCGAATACCCGGCGGACGTGGTCGAGGACCTGGCCGGCGTCTCCGACTTCGCGCACCTGCGGGACGGCGACCTGGCCACGATCAACCAGCCGCTGGACTTCCTCGGCATCAACTACTACAGCCGGCACGTGGTCGCGGCGCCCGAGCCGGGCGCGGTGGCGGAGCCGTCCTGCTGGCCGGGGAGCGAGACCGTCCGGTTCGTGCACCGCTCCGGCGTACCGGTGACGGACATGAACTGGGAGATCGACGCGCCCGGGCTCGTCGAAACGCTTCGCGGTGTTGCGGAGAACTATCCGGCGGTGCCGCTCTACGTCACCGAGAACGGCTCCGCGTTCGTGGACAAGCTGGTGGACGGCGTGGTCGACGACCCGGAGCGGGTGGACTACTTCGACCAGCACCTGCGCGCCTGCCACGCGGCGATCGAGGCCGGCGTGCCGCTCAAGGGATACTTCGCCTGGTCGCTCATGGATAATTTTGAGTGGTCCTGGGGTTACACGAAGCGTTTCGGCATGGTCTACGTCGATTACGAGACGCAGGCGCGCATCCCCAAGACCAGTGCCAGGTGGTACGCCGACGTGATCCGACGTAACGGTCTGGCCGCACAGTAACGCGTGGTCGTACCGTAGCGGGGCGTGCCCACGTCGGCACGCCCCCGGCCCTTGGAGCAGACATGACTACCCAGCGCACGCGGTCGCTCGGACGGCCCACCCTCGACGCCGTGGCCGCGCGGGCGGGGGTCGGCCGCGGCACGGTGTCCCGCGTCGTCAACGGGTCTCCGCAGGTCAGCCCGGAGGCACGGGCCGCCGTGCAGGCCGCGATCGACGAGCTCGGCTACGTGCCGAACCGGGCGGCCCGCGCGCTGGTCACCCAGCGGACCGACTCGGTGGCGCTGGTCGTGTCCGAGTCCGGCGACCGGGTGTTCGGCGAGCCGTTCTTCGCCGGCATCGTCCGCGGCATCAGCTCCGGCCTGCTCGAGACGCAGATGCAGCTCTGGCTCGCCATGGCGCAGTCGCCGGCCGAGCGCGAGCGGGTCGAGCACCACCTCACCAACCAGCACGTCGACGGCGTCCTGCTGCTCTCGCTGCACGACTCCGACCCGCTGCCGACGCTGCTGGAACAGCGCAACCTGCCGGCCGTGCTCGGTGGGCGCCCGGCGCGCATGCTGCAGCCCGGCGCGCAGGCGGCCTACTTCGTGGACGTGGACAACGCCGGCGGCGCGCGGCTGGCCACGGAGTACCTGATCGCGGGCGGCCGGCAGCGGGTCGCCACCATCGCCGGGCCGCAGGACATGGGCGTGGGCGTGGCCCGGCTCGCCGGTTACCGCGAGGCGGTGCGGCTCAGCGGGCGGGCGCCGGCGGAGGACCTGATCGCGTACGGTGACTTCTCCGAGGGCAGCGGCACCGCGGCCATGCGCCGGCTGCTCGAGCTGGCCCCGGACCTGGACGCGGTCTTCGTCGCGTCCGACCTGATGGCCTGCGGTGCGCTGCGCGCGCTGCGCGAGGCCGGCCGGCGCGTGCCCGCCGACGTGGCCGTGGTCGGCTTCGAGGACTCGCCGATCGCG
This genomic window from Catenuloplanes niger contains:
- a CDS encoding GH1 family beta-glucosidase, translated to MTTPQFPPDFLWGAATAAYQIEGAATEDGRGPSIWDTFSHTPGRTVNGDHGDVACDHYHRLSDDVRLMAELGLKSYRFSLAWPRIQPTGSGKVNQAGLDFYRRLADELLEAGVLPWATLYHWDLPQALEDAGGWPHRDTAARFADYAQLTVDALGDRITNWTTFNEPWCSGFLGYGSGVHAPGVQDGGASVRAVHHLLLGHGLALQAVRARTPEVNLGITLNLYSMAPATESDADRDAARRIDGLANRFFLDPVLRGEYPADVVEDLAGVSDFAHLRDGDLATINQPLDFLGINYYSRHVVAAPEPGAVAEPSCWPGSETVRFVHRSGVPVTDMNWEIDAPGLVETLRGVAENYPAVPLYVTENGSAFVDKLVDGVVDDPERVDYFDQHLRACHAAIEAGVPLKGYFAWSLMDNFEWSWGYTKRFGMVYVDYETQARIPKTSARWYADVIRRNGLAAQ
- a CDS encoding carbohydrate ABC transporter permease, with the protein product MWEASPLTYVALIIAVLLAIFPIAWSFIVASRDNSAVYKIPPPLTPGGEFLANTTRLLNNDQAHFLIGLANSIFVSSVVTISVVLFSTLAGFAFAKLRFKGANLLLLVIIVTMMIPTQLGYIPLYIMMIELGWLGSLQAVIVPFLVKGFGVFMMRQYAMSAVPDELIEAARMDGCSTWRIYWNVVLPTLRPAAAVLGLLTFMETWNEFLWPYLVLDGDTPTIQYSLKILATGNYTTDYVQVFTGTALAIVPLLLVFLAFGRQIIGGIMEGSVKA
- a CDS encoding LacI family DNA-binding transcriptional regulator, giving the protein MTTQRTRSLGRPTLDAVAARAGVGRGTVSRVVNGSPQVSPEARAAVQAAIDELGYVPNRAARALVTQRTDSVALVVSESGDRVFGEPFFAGIVRGISSGLLETQMQLWLAMAQSPAERERVEHHLTNQHVDGVLLLSLHDSDPLPTLLEQRNLPAVLGGRPARMLQPGAQAAYFVDVDNAGGARLATEYLIAGGRQRVATIAGPQDMGVGVARLAGYREAVRLSGRAPAEDLIAYGDFSEGSGTAAMRRLLELAPDLDAVFVASDLMACGALRALREAGRRVPADVAVVGFEDSPIARQADPPLTTVYQPVEEMGRQMARLLVARIRREPMERPYVLLDTHMVPRASA